A stretch of DNA from Longimicrobium sp.:
GAGCGGCAGCTGCAGGAGGTGATGACCGACTTCTGGTTCAACCACTTCAACGTCTTCTTCGGCAAGAACCAGGACCGCTACCTCACGGGCGACTACGAGCGGCGCGCCATCCGCCCGCACGTCTTCGGCAGGTTCCGCGACCTGCTGGAGGCGACGGCGAGCCATCCGGCCATGCTCGTGTACCTGGACAACTGGACCAGCGCGGCGCCGAACGCGGCGGACCCGGCGGCCGAGCGGATCGAGCAGGCGCGGCGGCGCTGGCGCGCGATGACGCCCGCGCAGCGCAGGGCGGCGGTGGAGAGCGGCCGTGTCCCGGCCGAGCGCGTCGCGATGCTGGAGGGCGACTCGCTCCCCGCCGGGCGGCGGCGCGCGCGGGGGATCAACGAGAACTACGCCCGCGAGCTGATGGAGCTGCACACGCTGGGCGTGAACGGCGGCTACACGCAGGGTGACGTGATCGAGGTCGCTCGCGCGTTTACGGGGTGGACGATCGACGCGCGGCGCGTGCGCGGGGGGACGGGCGGCGCCCGCCGCGGGGGGGACGAGGGGATGGGGCCGCGCTGGGACGGCGGCTTCGTCTTCCGCCCGGCGATGCACGACGCGGGGGAGAAGACGGTGCTCGGCCGCCGGCTGCCGGCGGGGCGGGGGATCGAGGACGGGCGCGAGGTGCTGGACCTGCTCGCCCGCCACCCGGCGACGGCGCGCCACGTCGCGACGAAGCTGGCGCAGCGCTTCGTGGCCGACGAGCCGCCGCCGGCGCTGGTGGACCGGCTGGCGGAGGTCTTCCTGCGCACGGACGGCGACCTGCGCGAGGTGACGCGGGCGCTCTTCACCTCGCCCGAGTTCGACGACCCGCGCTACCGCGGGACCAAGGTGAAGACGCCGTTCGAGTTCGTGGCCAGCGCGCTCCGGGCGACAGGGGCGGACGCGGGGCCGTCGCGCGGGCTGCTGCAGGCGCTCCGGCAGCTGGGGCAGGTGCCGTACGCGGCCACGGCGCCCACGGGCTACCCGCACACGTCGGAGGAGTGGACCAACAGCGGGGCCATGCTCAACCGGATGAACCTGGGGCTGGCGCTGGCCGCCGGGCGGCTGGACGGGGTGCGGCTGGACGAGTCGGGCTTCGTGCCTTCCGGCGACGTGCGCGCGACGGTGGAGACGCTGGCGGCGAGGGTGCTCCCCGGCCGCCGCGACGAGCAGCTGGTGAGGACGATCGTCGACGACCTGGGCGGGCACGCGGAGCTGGGGCCGCGGCAGCGGGCGGCGCGCGCGCTGGGGCTCCTGATCGGCTCGCCGGCGTTCCAGCGGCGGTAGGGTAGGACGGTCGTAGGGGCGAGGCATGCCTCGCCCGGCGGATGCCGGCCCATGCGTGATAGGCGAGTGATGTGCCGGGGCTACCATCGCGCGGACTCGCATGCTCGCCCCTACGGAACTTCACCCGCGACGAGAACCGCGTGAGGGATGCGCGCCCGGAGGGCCGGGACACCGGCGCGCATGCACGATAGTTCAGGTAACGTGAAGAGGGTCGGCGCGCCGGGGGCCCGGCGCCGTTGGGCACGGCGGTATCGTGCCCTACGGCGCGCGCAGCCCGGCCCCCTTCAGGGGGACACGCCCAAACCCGAAGAAGTTTCCGCTGTTCCAGTTGCCGAACGGGGAGAGGAAGATGCAGCCGATCAACCGGCGGGTGTTCGTGAAGAGCGGGGCGCTGGCCCTGCTGGCGATGGGGCTGCCGCCCGAGTTCCTGGCGCGCTCGCTGCTGGCGGAGTCGCGCGCGGCGGCCCGCAAGAAGACGCTGATCTGCATCTTCCAGCGCGGGGCGGCGGACGGGCTCAGCATGGTGGTGCCCTTCGGCGACGCGGCCTACTACCGCTCCCGCCGCTCGATCGCGGTGGCGCGGCCGGGGCGCTCGGGGGGCGGGGCGCTGGACCTGGACGGCTTCTTCGGGATGCACCCGGCGCTCCGGCCGCTCTTCGAGCTGTACGGGCGCCGCGAGCTGGCCGTGGTGCACGCGGCGGGGTCGCCGCACCCCACTAGATCGCACTTCGAGGCGCAGGACATCATGGAGGCGGCGGCCACGGACGGCCACGCGCGCGACGGGTGGCTGAACCGCGTGCTGCGGGAGACGGGGTGCGCGGAGTGCGCCGGGCGCACGCTGGCCGACCCGGCGGCGCACGCGGCCGACCACGCGGCGGGGCAGGCGCACCTGGCCTCGGGCACGGCGGCGCTGCGGGGGATCGCGATGGGGGCGGAGCTGCCCCTGGCGCTGCGCGGCGCGCACCCGTCGCTGGCCATCGGCGACCTGGAGCGCTTCGGGGTGGCGGGCGGGCGCGACGACTCGCTGGCGGAGACGTTCGGGCGGATGTACCGCACCGAGGGCGGCGACGCGGTGGCCGGGGCGGCGGACGAGGGGCTGGAGGCGGCGGCGCTGCTCAAGCGCATCGACCCGACGCGCTACGAGCCGGCGCCGGGGGTGCGCTACCCGGCGGGCGAGTTCGGGCGGTCGCTCCGGCAGATCGCGCAGCTGGTGAAGGCGGACGTGGGGGTGGAGATCGCCTTCGCGGACCTGGGCGGGTGGGACACGCACGTGGCGCAGGGCGGCGAGCAGGGGCAGCTCGCCCGGCGCCTGGCCGAGCTGTCGCAGGGGGTGCGCGCGCTGCACGACGACCTGGGCGAGCGCATGCGCGACGTGGTGATCCTCACCATGAGCGAGTTCGGGCGCACGGTGGCCGAGAACGGCTCGGGCGGCACCGACCACGGCCACGCCAACTGCATGCTGGTCCTGGGCGGCGCCGTGGCGGGCGGGAAGGTCTACGGCGAGTGGCCGGGGCTGGAGCGCGAGCAGCTCTACGAGGGGCGCGACCTGGCCGTCACCACCGACTTCCGCGACGTGTTCGCCGAGGTCGCGCAGCGGCACCTGGGGGCGGCCGGGCTGGAGCGCGTCTTCCCCGGGCACCGGGTGGACGCGGCGCGGTTCCGGGGGGTGCTGGGGTGAGGGTGCTCCAGGGTGTCGCAGGGTGTCGCGGGGTGTTGCAGGGCGGCTGAAGCCGCGGCAACAACGGCAGAAAGCCTCGCAAACCGCGCGAGGCTCCACATTCAATCGACGATGGGCGCCGCGCTGCCAGGCAAGCAGCGCGGCGATTCATTTCCACTCACCCGGCCGGACGGCGGCCTCCACTGGTTCCGGGCGGGTCGGGTGCATCCGTTCGGCCGGCTCCGGGGCAAGGAGGAGGGGCGCGGCCATCCGCTTTCGTACCTCCTCGACGAAGAGGTAGGGACGTGGGGGCGTGATGAGGAACATGTGGCCGCCCCTGCGGCGGATTGCGACCACGGTCCCGCTCAGCGGGTTGCCGAAGCCGCGCTTCCCCATGCGGTTGGCGCGCCAGTACTCGCCCGTGCGGAGCAGCTCCTTCGTCGTGGCGACGCGCACGTCCCCGGGCTCCTCGACGTCGTCGAACGGCAGGCGGCTGATCCGCAGGGCCCCGAAGACGTAGGTGTCGATCCCCGATTCGGTCACGCGGTAGCTGAAGACGTGCCGCATCGCCCACACCATGCCCGCGATCCCCAGCGCGTTCGGCACGGTCATCAGCAGAAAGACGAGGATCTTCTCCCACATCACGCTCATCCCGCGTGGTACGCCGGCCGGAGCTCCGGGCCGCATCTTGGAGCGCACGGGCGCCGCCTGCCAGGGAGGCAGCGCGGCGCTCGTTCTGTCAGGCCGCCGGGGCGCGGGCGCCTCAGATGCCGCCGGTGGCTTGGACGGCGTGCTGGCGCATGGCGTCGAAGCCCTGGGCGTGCTCTTCGTACTCGGGGAGCTCCTTCGCGCGCTCGGAGTCGTAGGCGGCCAGGAAGCGGCGGTAGAGGGTGACGGCTTCGTCGCGCTTCCCCTCGCCCTCGGCGGCCTGGGCGGCGGTGTAGAGGCCGAAGAGGTGGCTGCCGCTCGAGGTCAGCAGCACGGTCGCCTCCTGGCGCACCGCCGGGTAGTTGCCCGCGAAGAGATGCAGCAGCGCCACGTGGTAGTGCCCGTCGGCGTCGAGCGGGGCCGCGCGGGTGTAGGCGGCCACCGCCATGGGGAGGAACTGGCGTGCCTGGGCGGTGTCGCCCTGCGCGGCGGCGGTCATCACCCGGTTGAAGAGGCGATCGGCGGCCTCGCGCGGGGTCATCGACGAGAGGTCGACGCCCGACGGGTCGCCGACGGGTGCGGGGGCCGCCGCCGCTCCGGGCGCGGGCTGCGCGAACGGCGCCGGCTGGGGGGCGGCCTGTACCGTCTGCTCGGGGCGGGAGCGGCCGCGGGGGATCACCAGCACCAGCAGCAGCGCCAGGAAGGCGGCGCCGGCCACGCCCCAGGGGAGCCACTGGCGCCAGTCGCGCGGCCCCGCGGCGGCGGTCCGCGCCCCCTCGGCCGCGGAGACGGAGGCGCCGCACTCGTTGCAGAAGCGCGCGCCCTTCGGCAGGGGGGCGCCGCAGCTGGGGCAGGCGCCGCTCAGCGGGGCGCCGCACTGGTTGCAGAAGCGTCCGGAGCCCTCGGCTCCGCACGCGGGACAGGTCTGGGTGGCCATGCGCTTCCCGCAGAAGAGGACGTACCACGGTTGCGAGCGTCCCAAACCTAAGCGGCCCGCGTACTTCGCTCAAGGATGCCGGTTCGCGCTGTCCGCCGGTCGGCACGCGAAATGCTTTTCAGGGTGGCCCCAAGGCGTCCCGGACCATTCGCCGCCCAGACCCGACGATGAAGCACGCAGCCGAGCCCGTCCCGCTTGAATCCCCGATGCCCTCCACCGGCACGCGCATCCTTCCGCTCCCGGTGGACGACGCCGGGCGCGAGGCGCGGGAGCAGCTCGTCCGCCGCCTGGCGGCCGACCGCCTGCGCGACCTGCGCGACGACGGGGTCACGGTGGCCTACGTGGCCCGGATGTACGGCGTGGAGACCGCCGAGATCGAGCGCCTGCACGGGGACCTGCTCCCCCTGCGCACCCGCTGAGCGGGGGACGGCCGTCCGCGTTGGTGCGGGCAAACACCGGTCACGGAAACGCCCGGCGAGCGGATCGCCGGGCGTTTTTTAGTGCGTGAGTGCGGAAGTGCGTGAGTGCGTTTTCCGAGCCGGACACCGCGCCCGGGGTCACCGTCAGCGGCCGGGGGGCTCGATGCCAGCGAGGTCTTCCAGGCGGCGGACGATGTCTTCGCGGTACGCGTCGCTGCGCAGGATGATGAGCACGGTGTCGTCGCCGGCGATGGTGCCCACCA
This window harbors:
- a CDS encoding zinc ribbon domain-containing protein, giving the protein MATQTCPACGAEGSGRFCNQCGAPLSGACPSCGAPLPKGARFCNECGASVSAAEGARTAAAGPRDWRQWLPWGVAGAAFLALLLVLVIPRGRSRPEQTVQAAPQPAPFAQPAPGAAAAPAPVGDPSGVDLSSMTPREAADRLFNRVMTAAAQGDTAQARQFLPMAVAAYTRAAPLDADGHYHVALLHLFAGNYPAVRQEATVLLTSSGSHLFGLYTAAQAAEGEGKRDEAVTLYRRFLAAYDSERAKELPEYEEHAQGFDAMRQHAVQATGGI
- a CDS encoding DUF1800 domain-containing protein is translated as MRGIRPSSRFPRLHRAASSAAVLASTLVFLGLVPADEGRPQRQAPTLARRQAAAPTAADTARALHLLQRATFGARPGDLAEVLRTGPEAWLERQLHPERIPDGALEERLAAFPAAAMEPGELFAAFPPPNPAQRAERARRDSMQMTMRPDAAAGNADDGRPGRERRRGEGQGRPRGPQAILFDLAGARLQRAVYSERQLQEVMTDFWFNHFNVFFGKNQDRYLTGDYERRAIRPHVFGRFRDLLEATASHPAMLVYLDNWTSAAPNAADPAAERIEQARRRWRAMTPAQRRAAVESGRVPAERVAMLEGDSLPAGRRRARGINENYARELMELHTLGVNGGYTQGDVIEVARAFTGWTIDARRVRGGTGGARRGGDEGMGPRWDGGFVFRPAMHDAGEKTVLGRRLPAGRGIEDGREVLDLLARHPATARHVATKLAQRFVADEPPPALVDRLAEVFLRTDGDLREVTRALFTSPEFDDPRYRGTKVKTPFEFVASALRATGADAGPSRGLLQALRQLGQVPYAATAPTGYPHTSEEWTNSGAMLNRMNLGLALAAGRLDGVRLDESGFVPSGDVRATVETLAARVLPGRRDEQLVRTIVDDLGGHAELGPRQRAARALGLLIGSPAFQRR
- a CDS encoding DUF1501 domain-containing protein, whose translation is MQPINRRVFVKSGALALLAMGLPPEFLARSLLAESRAAARKKTLICIFQRGAADGLSMVVPFGDAAYYRSRRSIAVARPGRSGGGALDLDGFFGMHPALRPLFELYGRRELAVVHAAGSPHPTRSHFEAQDIMEAAATDGHARDGWLNRVLRETGCAECAGRTLADPAAHAADHAAGQAHLASGTAALRGIAMGAELPLALRGAHPSLAIGDLERFGVAGGRDDSLAETFGRMYRTEGGDAVAGAADEGLEAAALLKRIDPTRYEPAPGVRYPAGEFGRSLRQIAQLVKADVGVEIAFADLGGWDTHVAQGGEQGQLARRLAELSQGVRALHDDLGERMRDVVILTMSEFGRTVAENGSGGTDHGHANCMLVLGGAVAGGKVYGEWPGLEREQLYEGRDLAVTTDFRDVFAEVAQRHLGAAGLERVFPGHRVDAARFRGVLG